The following coding sequences are from one Chroogloeocystis siderophila 5.2 s.c.1 window:
- the recQ gene encoding DNA helicase RecQ, protein MPQLSSLESALKHYFGYDSFRPGQRYIVEQALQNRDLLVVMPTGGGKSLCFQLPALLKKGLTVVVSPLIALMQDQVEALQDNGIGATFINSSLSAYQVRTREQAILSGKVKLLYIAPERLLSEKFLPFLDLVCHQMGISAFAIDEAHCVSEWGHDFRPEYRQLQKLRHRFSGVPTIALTATATERVRQDIIQQLGLVEPSIHIASFNRQNLFYEVQPKQKQSYQQLLQLIRQQSGAGIIYCLSRRRVDEIAFKLKNDGIAALPYHAGLSDRDRTANQTSFIRDDVQVMVATIAFGMGINKPDVRFVIHYDLPRNLESYYQESGRAGRDGEPARCTLFLNYGDIKTIEYLIAQKPDPQEQRIAKQQLRQVIDYAEGIDCRRTIQLSYFGERFSGKCDNCDNCCHPKPMQDWTMEAMKFLSCVARCKERFGMTYIIDVLRGAKNQKILQNGHQNLSTYGIGKDRSIDDWRMLGRSLLHQGLLAQTTDGYSVLKLNALSWEVMRRQRSVLIAVSAAPTRISDEDTRAAAEVELLFQRLRKLRKQLADEQGVPPYVIFADSTLRLMATQQPKSLAAFSRLSGVGSHKLARYGAQFLAEIQAYCEEV, encoded by the coding sequence ATGCCACAATTATCATCCCTAGAAAGTGCATTAAAACATTATTTTGGCTATGACAGCTTTCGCCCAGGACAACGATATATTGTAGAACAAGCGCTGCAAAATCGAGATTTACTCGTTGTGATGCCGACTGGCGGCGGTAAATCGTTGTGTTTTCAACTACCAGCACTCTTAAAAAAAGGCTTAACGGTGGTTGTGTCGCCACTCATTGCGTTGATGCAAGATCAAGTAGAAGCACTGCAAGATAATGGTATTGGCGCAACATTTATTAATAGTAGTCTCAGTGCGTATCAAGTGCGGACTCGCGAACAAGCTATTCTTAGTGGTAAAGTCAAACTTCTATACATCGCACCCGAACGCTTATTAAGTGAAAAATTTCTGCCGTTTCTCGATTTGGTGTGTCACCAAATGGGTATCTCTGCGTTTGCAATTGATGAAGCACATTGCGTTTCTGAGTGGGGACACGACTTTCGCCCTGAATATCGACAACTCCAAAAACTGCGTCACCGCTTTTCTGGCGTACCTACAATCGCACTGACAGCAACCGCGACTGAACGCGTGCGCCAAGATATTATTCAACAGTTGGGTTTAGTTGAACCAAGCATTCATATTGCCAGTTTCAACCGTCAAAATCTGTTCTACGAAGTTCAGCCGAAGCAGAAACAAAGCTATCAGCAATTGCTACAACTTATTCGTCAACAATCAGGTGCAGGAATTATTTATTGTTTAAGTCGTCGCCGCGTTGATGAAATTGCTTTTAAACTAAAAAATGATGGTATTGCCGCGTTACCCTATCATGCAGGGTTGAGCGATCGCGATCGCACTGCAAATCAAACAAGCTTTATTCGCGATGACGTACAAGTTATGGTAGCAACGATCGCGTTTGGTATGGGAATCAATAAACCTGATGTGCGATTTGTCATTCACTACGACTTACCGCGTAATTTAGAAAGCTACTATCAAGAATCAGGGCGCGCAGGGCGTGATGGCGAACCCGCAAGGTGTACGCTGTTTCTTAACTACGGTGATATTAAAACAATCGAATACCTGATTGCCCAAAAACCCGATCCGCAAGAACAACGCATTGCCAAACAACAGCTGCGTCAAGTGATTGACTACGCTGAAGGAATAGATTGCCGACGGACAATTCAATTAAGCTATTTTGGCGAACGATTTTCAGGAAAGTGCGATAACTGCGACAACTGCTGTCACCCTAAACCAATGCAAGATTGGACGATGGAAGCGATGAAGTTTCTTTCGTGTGTGGCGCGGTGCAAAGAAAGATTTGGTATGACTTACATTATTGATGTGTTACGCGGCGCAAAAAATCAGAAAATTTTGCAAAATGGACACCAAAATCTTTCGACTTATGGCATTGGTAAAGATCGGAGTATTGATGACTGGCGAATGCTGGGGCGATCGCTTCTTCATCAAGGGTTACTTGCACAAACCACCGATGGTTACTCGGTACTCAAACTAAATGCTTTAAGCTGGGAAGTGATGCGACGACAGCGATCGGTATTGATTGCTGTAAGTGCGGCGCCGACTCGGATTTCTGACGAAGACACTCGCGCTGCTGCTGAAGTTGAGTTGCTATTTCAACGGTTGCGTAAGTTGCGTAAACAACTCGCTGACGAACAAGGAGTTCCCCCGTATGTAATCTTTGCCGATTCTACACTTCGGTTGATGGCAACACAGCAACCTAAAAGTTTAGCTGCGTTTTCCCGACTTTCTGGTGTGGGTAGTCACAAACTCGCACGTTACGGCGCGCAATTTTTAGCCGAAATTCAAGCTTATTGCGAAGAGGTGTGA
- a CDS encoding AMP-dependent synthetase/ligase, producing the protein MSYNFTEQERFNLKQLINYSSVQSLPEIWQLAHQRFGKTIALRDPHATPETVINYTQLYQQIQQFAAALQALEIEVKNGDIPPRIALISDNSPRWLIADQGIIAAGAANVVRSSQAERQELLFILENSGSIALVVENQQTLQKLLADLDSLPISFAVLLSDEIPEADASKLKVLNFSQLMTLGENQPLQPVQQNRETLATLMYTSGTTGKPKGVMLTHGNLLHQVEMLGCIVQPKEGDRVLSILPTWHVYERTCEYFLLSQGCTQIYTNIRQVKKDIREFKPNYMVGVPRLWESIYEGVKKQFREQPANKQQLIDFFLSNSQRFIEARRIVHGLSLNSLNPSLSERLSASVQATALAPIHALGEKIVYRKVREATGGQLKQVISGGGSLAMHLENFFEIVGVEVLVGYGLTETSPVTNARRPWRNLRGSAGQPLPGTQVRIVDPETRQPLPQGERGLVMVRGPQIMQGYYQNPEATAKAIDAEGWFDTGDLGWLTPENDLVITGRAKDTIVLTNGENIEPQPIEDACLRSPYIDQIMLVGQDQKSLGALIVPNLEALEQWATSQNIELKVDSPTDLNSKTIQNLFRQELNREVKNRPGYRPDDRIGPFELVLEPFSMENGMMTQTLKIKRPVVAERYRDIINKMFA; encoded by the coding sequence ATGTCTTATAATTTCACCGAACAAGAACGCTTTAATCTCAAGCAGTTAATAAATTACTCATCGGTACAGTCTTTGCCGGAAATCTGGCAATTAGCGCATCAGCGATTTGGCAAGACGATCGCGCTGCGAGATCCCCACGCTACGCCAGAAACCGTTATTAACTATACGCAGTTATATCAACAAATCCAACAGTTTGCCGCTGCTTTACAAGCTTTAGAGATAGAAGTAAAAAACGGTGATATCCCACCGCGCATCGCACTGATCTCGGATAATAGCCCGCGCTGGTTAATTGCGGATCAGGGAATTATTGCAGCTGGGGCGGCGAATGTCGTGCGCAGTTCGCAAGCAGAGCGGCAAGAGTTATTATTTATTTTAGAAAATAGTGGCAGTATTGCTTTAGTCGTCGAGAATCAACAAACGCTACAAAAACTGCTGGCAGATTTAGATTCATTACCAATTTCGTTTGCGGTCTTACTCTCAGACGAAATTCCAGAAGCGGATGCATCAAAATTAAAAGTGCTGAATTTTTCGCAGTTAATGACATTAGGCGAAAATCAACCGTTACAGCCAGTTCAACAAAACCGCGAAACACTGGCAACGCTGATGTACACTTCTGGCACAACGGGTAAACCCAAAGGCGTGATGCTGACGCATGGTAATTTGTTGCACCAAGTGGAAATGCTCGGCTGTATTGTACAGCCAAAAGAAGGTGATCGCGTTTTAAGCATCTTACCAACTTGGCACGTTTACGAGCGTACGTGCGAATACTTTTTACTTTCGCAAGGCTGTACGCAGATTTATACAAACATCCGCCAAGTCAAAAAAGACATTCGCGAATTTAAACCAAATTACATGGTTGGTGTCCCCCGACTGTGGGAATCGATTTATGAAGGAGTCAAAAAACAGTTTCGCGAACAACCGGCGAATAAGCAGCAGTTAATTGACTTTTTTCTCAGCAACAGTCAGCGGTTTATTGAAGCGCGCAGAATTGTCCACGGGTTGAGCTTAAATTCCTTAAATCCAAGTTTATCAGAACGTCTTAGCGCTTCGGTACAAGCAACGGCGTTGGCTCCAATTCATGCTTTAGGCGAAAAAATTGTCTATCGAAAAGTGCGCGAAGCAACAGGCGGACAACTCAAGCAAGTGATTAGCGGTGGTGGTTCTTTAGCGATGCACTTAGAGAACTTTTTCGAGATTGTGGGTGTGGAAGTGTTAGTAGGATATGGACTTACCGAAACATCTCCTGTGACGAATGCGCGTCGTCCGTGGCGTAATTTGCGCGGATCGGCGGGACAACCACTCCCAGGAACGCAAGTACGAATTGTTGATCCTGAAACACGCCAACCCTTACCACAAGGAGAACGCGGGTTAGTGATGGTACGTGGACCGCAAATCATGCAAGGGTATTATCAAAATCCCGAAGCCACAGCAAAAGCAATTGATGCCGAAGGTTGGTTTGATACGGGCGATCTCGGTTGGTTGACACCAGAAAATGATTTAGTGATTACTGGTCGCGCGAAAGATACGATTGTGTTGACGAACGGCGAAAATATCGAACCGCAACCGATTGAAGACGCGTGTTTGCGATCGCCTTATATCGATCAAATCATGCTCGTTGGACAAGACCAAAAATCGCTCGGTGCGTTGATTGTTCCTAATCTCGAAGCCTTAGAACAATGGGCAACTAGCCAAAATATCGAATTAAAAGTTGATTCACCCACCGATCTCAACAGCAAAACGATTCAGAACTTATTCCGCCAAGAGTTAAATCGCGAAGTCAAAAACCGTCCAGGATATCGCCCAGATGACCGAATTGGTCCATTTGAACTCGTTTTAGAACCGTTTTCGATGGAAAATGGCATGATGACGCAAACTTTGAAAATCAAACGTCCGGTTGTGGCGGAGCGTTATCGCGATATCATTAACAAGATGTTTGCCTGA
- a CDS encoding YlqD family protein translates to MDASKPQLLLKRAVNVKAVVTPRWKEEVQQQLQAQINAVDTQLQQLEMQGQRAIAEIQKQSLQPPGPQTLQQIENIQLQVNQQKSELLEQKNQSLQNLQQVQLLELEQEVNQFQIEGIFSTTIGDNLIGKLQVEILLRDGVVQEIRGDI, encoded by the coding sequence ATGGATGCATCCAAACCACAATTACTCCTAAAACGCGCCGTCAACGTTAAAGCTGTTGTCACTCCCCGCTGGAAAGAAGAAGTACAGCAACAACTGCAAGCCCAAATCAATGCTGTGGATACGCAGTTGCAACAGTTAGAAATGCAAGGACAGCGGGCGATCGCTGAAATTCAAAAGCAGAGTTTACAGCCTCCAGGTCCGCAAACGTTGCAACAGATCGAAAATATTCAGTTGCAGGTGAATCAGCAAAAAAGCGAACTTTTAGAACAAAAAAATCAAAGTTTGCAAAATTTGCAACAAGTGCAGTTGCTCGAACTTGAGCAGGAAGTCAACCAATTTCAGATTGAGGGGATTTTCAGTACCACAATTGGAGACAATTTGATCGGCAAATTACAAGTAGAAATATTATTACGTGATGGAGTTGTGCAAGAAATTCGCGGCGATATTTGA
- a CDS encoding dihydrolipoamide acetyltransferase family protein — MIHEIFMPALSSTMTEGKIVSWVKSPGDKVEKGETVVVVESDKADMDVESFYEGYVATILVEAGESAPVGSAIALLAETEAEIETAKQQAQSGGATQSEADTTTSPGQIADVATTATTAEDAAEGSQNGAAHRAGRVMVSPRARKLAKELKVDLSNLQGSGPHGRIVAQDIEAAAGKTQPTPAAQPQIKAPVAPPPTPAVKSAPVPAPAPVATGAPGQVVPLNTLQNAVVRNMVASLQVPTFHVGYTITTNELDKLYKQIKSKGVTMTALLVKAVAVTLQKHPLVNASYSEQGIQYRSAINIAVAVAMDDGGLITPVLQNADQTDIYSLSRNWKSLVDRARLKQLQPEEYNSGTFTLSNLGMFGVDRFDAILPPGQGAILAVGAARSQVVAIDGMFGVRQQMQVNITCDHRIIYGAHAAAFLQDLAKLIETNPQSLTM; from the coding sequence ATGATTCACGAAATATTTATGCCTGCGCTTAGCTCGACTATGACCGAGGGAAAAATAGTCTCTTGGGTCAAATCGCCTGGTGACAAAGTAGAAAAAGGCGAAACGGTTGTAGTTGTTGAATCCGACAAAGCTGATATGGATGTCGAGTCCTTTTATGAAGGTTATGTAGCCACAATTTTAGTTGAAGCAGGTGAGAGTGCTCCTGTCGGTTCGGCGATCGCGCTTTTAGCTGAAACCGAAGCTGAAATTGAAACGGCCAAGCAACAAGCTCAATCTGGCGGTGCTACGCAATCTGAAGCCGATACGACAACCTCACCAGGACAAATAGCGGATGTCGCAACAACGGCTACAACCGCTGAGGACGCTGCTGAAGGTTCCCAAAATGGTGCAGCACATCGTGCCGGACGCGTGATGGTTTCGCCACGGGCGCGGAAACTCGCCAAAGAACTTAAAGTTGACTTGAGTAATCTGCAAGGTAGTGGTCCTCACGGTCGGATTGTGGCACAAGATATCGAAGCAGCAGCAGGTAAAACCCAACCGACACCAGCCGCACAACCGCAAATCAAGGCTCCTGTTGCACCACCACCCACACCAGCGGTTAAAAGCGCTCCTGTACCCGCACCAGCCCCCGTCGCTACTGGTGCACCAGGTCAAGTCGTACCTTTGAATACGCTGCAAAATGCCGTAGTGCGCAATATGGTAGCAAGTTTGCAAGTGCCTACCTTCCACGTTGGCTACACGATTACGACCAATGAATTAGATAAGCTTTACAAGCAGATCAAATCGAAGGGCGTGACGATGACTGCGCTGTTGGTGAAAGCTGTTGCTGTCACGTTGCAGAAACATCCGCTGGTAAACGCCAGCTATTCGGAACAAGGTATTCAATATCGTAGTGCGATTAACATTGCTGTTGCTGTAGCGATGGATGATGGTGGGTTAATCACCCCAGTATTGCAAAATGCCGACCAAACTGATATTTATTCACTATCACGTAATTGGAAATCGCTAGTTGACCGCGCTCGTCTGAAGCAACTACAACCTGAAGAATACAACAGTGGTACTTTTACGTTATCCAATTTGGGGATGTTTGGTGTCGATCGGTTTGATGCGATTCTACCACCAGGTCAAGGAGCGATTCTTGCGGTAGGTGCTGCGCGATCGCAAGTTGTCGCGATCGATGGAATGTTCGGTGTGCGGCAGCAAATGCAAGTCAATATTACGTGTGACCATCGCATTATCTACGGTGCGCACGCAGCTGCCTTTTTACAAGATTTAGCGAAGTTGATTGAGACAAATCCACAATCGCTCACAATGTAA
- a CDS encoding GspE/PulE family protein yields the protein MQISSNITSTWQRLKNQEITCTEALKLLVDEQGNVNYELLDNDVSYRFLRHFPDKSSLPPTIPLLLWRGCYYLGSPISITPDAIALITKRTGSEIKIIPISDKSYRTWFHSQNINNNRINASPLVNPLTGEHEQENISETTQISLSRAADQIERIKTLLSGALRNRASDIHLEPTAEGLRVRYRIDGVLRDITMLPPEQSRRVIVALKVMSNMDISESRRPQDGRIEEKYSTATAADIGMDMRVSTLPCVNGEKAVIRLLPRENPFSNIDNLGFSPETLSLYKNWLQQPQGMIILTGPTGSGKTSTLYTSLQSVAKENVNVVTVEDPVEYVLPRITQTQVNEAAGMTFAAGLRAILRQDPDIIMVGEIRDHETAETAVRAALTGHLVFTTLHTNDAIGVIPRLKDIGPDPALLSDALLGIVAQRLVRRVCPHCDEPYTPTETDLRVLGIDLSQANASQWRKGKGCSACFHSGYLGREAIVELLDIDDVVREIIYEGTITQLRHYLQETNFASFRTAAIAKVTSGLTTIEEVLRVIPRTALYSKSSEKDWTKVKRLSAVETRY from the coding sequence ATGCAAATTTCATCAAATATTACCTCAACTTGGCAAAGATTAAAAAATCAAGAAATCACGTGCACTGAGGCTTTAAAACTATTAGTAGACGAGCAAGGAAATGTTAATTATGAACTGCTAGATAATGATGTTAGCTACAGATTCTTACGTCACTTTCCTGATAAAAGTTCACTACCGCCAACGATTCCGTTATTGCTGTGGCGCGGTTGTTATTATCTAGGTAGTCCTATTAGTATCACTCCTGACGCGATCGCGCTCATCACAAAACGTACAGGCAGCGAAATTAAAATTATTCCGATTTCTGATAAAAGCTATCGCACTTGGTTTCATAGCCAAAATATCAATAATAATCGCATTAATGCTTCACCGTTAGTTAATCCACTGACAGGCGAACACGAACAGGAAAATATTTCTGAAACGACGCAAATCTCGCTATCGCGGGCGGCGGATCAAATCGAACGCATTAAAACATTGCTTTCGGGGGCGTTACGCAACCGTGCGAGTGACATTCACCTCGAACCAACGGCGGAAGGATTGCGCGTGCGCTACCGCATTGATGGCGTATTGCGTGATATTACCATGCTGCCACCAGAACAGAGCCGTCGCGTGATTGTTGCGTTAAAAGTAATGTCCAATATGGATATTTCTGAAAGTCGCCGCCCGCAAGATGGACGCATTGAGGAGAAATATTCGACAGCAACGGCTGCTGATATAGGAATGGACATGCGCGTGAGTACGCTTCCTTGTGTCAACGGCGAAAAGGCGGTGATTCGTTTACTACCGCGTGAAAACCCATTTTCTAACATTGATAATTTAGGCTTTTCTCCAGAAACGTTATCGCTCTACAAAAACTGGTTACAACAACCTCAGGGCATGATTATTCTTACAGGTCCTACAGGTTCGGGTAAAACTAGTACGCTGTATACAAGTCTGCAAAGTGTTGCAAAAGAAAACGTCAATGTGGTGACAGTAGAAGATCCGGTAGAGTACGTTTTACCTCGAATTACTCAAACTCAAGTTAATGAAGCCGCAGGAATGACATTTGCAGCTGGTTTGCGGGCGATTTTGCGGCAAGATCCTGATATTATTATGGTAGGGGAAATTCGCGACCACGAAACCGCAGAAACCGCAGTTCGGGCGGCATTAACAGGACACTTGGTATTTACAACACTGCACACGAATGATGCGATTGGGGTGATTCCGCGTTTAAAAGATATTGGACCCGATCCCGCGCTACTCAGTGATGCTTTATTAGGAATTGTGGCGCAGCGGTTAGTCCGGCGTGTCTGTCCCCACTGTGATGAACCTTATACCCCAACCGAAACTGATTTACGTGTTTTGGGAATTGACTTGAGCCAAGCGAATGCATCACAATGGCGCAAAGGTAAAGGATGTAGTGCGTGTTTTCATTCGGGTTACTTAGGACGCGAAGCGATTGTTGAGTTACTCGATATTGATGATGTTGTGCGCGAAATTATTTATGAGGGTACAATTACTCAGCTACGTCATTATCTCCAAGAAACAAACTTTGCGTCTTTCCGGACAGCGGCGATCGCCAAAGTCACCAGTGGATTAACTACTATAGAAGAAGTATTACGAGTCATCCCGCGCACGGCTTTATACTCGAAGTCTTCAGAAAAAGATTGGACAAAGGTGAAACGCTTAAGCGCCGTGGAGACAAGATACTAA
- a CDS encoding zinc-dependent alcohol dehydrogenase family protein: MKAVLMTAPGNPDVLQLQEVPTPSIENDTEILVRLQAAGVNPIDTKLRRRGTFYPDQMPAILGCDGAGVVEAVGSGVQRFRVGDEVYFCQGGLGGKQGNYAQYVVVDERFVAPKPTSLSFVAAAAAPLVLITAWEALCDRGRLQLGQKVLIHAGAGGVGHVAIQLAKLHGATVCTTVSSHEKAAFVHQLGADRAILYKEKDFVQAVLDWSGEGVDLAFDTVGGETFAKTFAAVRVYGDIVTILEPDASTNWKVARNRNLRVSYELMLTPMLQGLVSAQQHQADILNQCRQWFDEGKLKIHLNKIFPLEKAATAHQVLEAGSTMGKIVLVTGSE; this comes from the coding sequence ATGAAAGCTGTTTTAATGACTGCACCTGGTAATCCAGATGTATTACAACTACAGGAAGTTCCGACCCCTAGCATAGAAAACGACACAGAAATCCTCGTGCGCCTCCAAGCTGCGGGGGTTAACCCCATCGATACAAAATTACGACGGCGCGGTACATTTTATCCCGATCAAATGCCAGCAATTCTAGGCTGTGATGGTGCAGGAGTTGTTGAAGCGGTGGGTTCTGGTGTTCAGCGATTTCGTGTTGGGGATGAAGTGTATTTTTGTCAAGGCGGGCTTGGTGGTAAGCAGGGTAACTACGCGCAATACGTTGTCGTCGATGAACGCTTTGTCGCCCCTAAACCGACTTCGCTATCTTTTGTCGCGGCGGCGGCTGCACCTTTAGTGTTAATTACTGCTTGGGAAGCTTTATGCGATCGCGGACGACTTCAGCTAGGGCAAAAAGTCCTGATTCACGCTGGGGCTGGTGGTGTCGGTCATGTGGCAATTCAATTAGCTAAATTGCACGGTGCGACGGTTTGCACAACCGTAAGTTCGCACGAAAAAGCCGCCTTTGTGCATCAGCTAGGTGCTGATCGTGCAATTCTTTACAAAGAAAAAGATTTTGTGCAGGCTGTGCTTGATTGGAGTGGAGAAGGCGTAGATTTAGCTTTTGATACGGTTGGTGGCGAGACTTTTGCCAAGACTTTTGCCGCAGTGCGTGTATACGGCGATATCGTCACAATCCTAGAGCCAGATGCGAGTACAAATTGGAAAGTCGCCCGAAATCGCAATCTGCGAGTTAGCTATGAATTAATGCTCACTCCTATGCTACAGGGGCTAGTTAGCGCCCAACAACATCAAGCCGATATTCTCAATCAATGTCGGCAATGGTTTGATGAAGGAAAGCTCAAAATTCACCTCAATAAGATCTTTCCGCTAGAAAAAGCAGCAACAGCACATCAAGTCCTCGAAGCTGGATCGACAATGGGTAAAATTGTCTTGGTGACTGGCAGTGAGTGA
- a CDS encoding cytidine deaminase family protein yields the protein MMHQELIKKAKTVLGEFQLAEQGLTAGSVSCALMTNAGTIYTGICLDLACGTGFCAEHAAIAEMLKARETVIDYIVAVSSKRILMPCGRCRELMMQVSKENLKTRVIVDDTSYRVLSDLLPHHWM from the coding sequence ATGATGCACCAAGAACTAATCAAGAAAGCAAAAACCGTACTTGGAGAATTTCAGCTTGCCGAGCAGGGGTTAACAGCAGGATCTGTAAGTTGCGCATTAATGACAAACGCAGGCACTATTTATACAGGTATATGTTTGGATTTAGCGTGTGGTACTGGGTTTTGTGCTGAACATGCAGCGATCGCCGAAATGCTTAAAGCCCGTGAAACTGTGATTGATTACATTGTGGCAGTGAGTTCAAAAAGAATCCTGATGCCATGCGGAAGGTGCAGAGAGTTAATGATGCAGGTAAGTAAAGAGAATCTAAAGACACGAGTGATAGTTGATGACACAAGCTACAGAGTGCTAAGCGATTTATTGCCTCATCACTGGATGTAG
- the ilvN gene encoding acetolactate synthase small subunit, translated as MKHTLSVLVEDEAGVLTRIAGLFARRGFNIESLAVGPAEQNGISRITMVVPGDDRVIEQLTKQLYKLVNVLKVQDITETPCVERELMLLKVNATSSTRSEIVELAQIFRARVVDVAEDSLTLEVVGDPGKMVAIVQVLQKFGLREVARTGKIALTRESGVNTELLKSLEAAKV; from the coding sequence ATGAAACACACTTTATCTGTTTTAGTAGAAGATGAAGCGGGAGTTTTGACCCGCATTGCTGGTTTATTTGCACGCCGTGGCTTTAATATCGAAAGCCTTGCAGTAGGACCTGCGGAACAAAACGGCATTTCGCGAATCACAATGGTTGTCCCAGGTGATGATCGAGTAATTGAGCAACTGACCAAACAACTCTACAAGCTCGTCAACGTCCTCAAAGTACAGGATATTACGGAAACTCCCTGTGTCGAGCGCGAATTGATGCTGCTAAAAGTCAACGCCACAAGTTCGACACGTTCAGAAATCGTCGAATTAGCCCAGATTTTCCGCGCCCGTGTTGTCGATGTTGCTGAAGACTCACTCACGTTAGAAGTCGTGGGCGATCCTGGTAAAATGGTTGCGATCGTCCAGGTGTTGCAAAAGTTTGGTCTACGCGAGGTCGCTCGCACTGGCAAAATTGCCTTAACGAGAGAATCTGGCGTGAATACAGAATTACTCAAATCATTAGAAGCCGCAAAAGTTTAG
- a CDS encoding lycopene cyclase domain-containing protein yields MSYFVFHLLFVLPPILFLAWRQPQPLAGVGGRRATLGLPLIAIVAFIYTTPWDNYLVWRKVWNYGSDRVLGTIGYVPIEEYLFFILQCILTGLWLYWLLARQPKSNQQQAYPFLRVLLLVIGVSLSVVGFLMLRSPSTVYLGLILAWAAPVITLQWVIGAATLQAMQRILLIATVVPTLYLWIIDRIAIGDGIWQISEMYTTGIELFGLPIEEAIFFLVTNIMVVQGLLLLLLLKLPKIAAITSVD; encoded by the coding sequence ATGAGCTATTTTGTCTTTCATTTGTTGTTTGTGCTTCCCCCGATTTTGTTTCTCGCATGGAGACAACCGCAACCACTTGCAGGTGTGGGCGGGCGTAGGGCGACTTTAGGGCTACCATTAATTGCAATTGTTGCCTTTATTTATACAACGCCTTGGGACAACTATTTAGTTTGGCGGAAAGTGTGGAACTATGGCAGCGATCGCGTTTTAGGTACAATCGGCTATGTACCAATTGAAGAATATTTATTTTTTATCTTGCAATGTATTCTTACAGGGCTTTGGCTTTACTGGCTACTAGCGCGTCAACCTAAATCAAATCAGCAGCAGGCTTACCCATTTTTGCGAGTGCTGTTACTGGTAATTGGGGTATCGTTAAGTGTTGTTGGGTTTTTGATGCTGCGATCGCCCTCGACGGTGTATTTAGGACTCATTCTCGCTTGGGCTGCGCCTGTAATAACGCTGCAATGGGTAATAGGTGCAGCAACACTTCAAGCAATGCAACGCATTTTATTAATTGCGACTGTTGTGCCGACATTATATTTATGGATAATTGATCGCATTGCAATTGGTGATGGTATTTGGCAAATTTCTGAGATGTATACTACTGGAATTGAGTTGTTTGGATTGCCAATTGAAGAGGCGATTTTCTTTCTTGTTACTAATATTATGGTAGTGCAGGGATTGTTATTGTTGCTGTTGTTAAAACTGCCAAAAATTGCAGCGATCACATCTGTTGATTAA